A stretch of Macrobrachium rosenbergii isolate ZJJX-2024 chromosome 12, ASM4041242v1, whole genome shotgun sequence DNA encodes these proteins:
- the LOC136844499 gene encoding transient receptor potential channel pyrexia-like, translating into MLGRMWHSLPWIQRDLGEYTDEQELQDVQVGRYTRENSKSLESLSDDIDANTEIPPVFSALQQSDIDALEKHLDDLDSINKTKCGGLTPLHVACHFKNMQILKTILARKPLINQLDGVGNTALHIAVAEKWHEGVQELLQHGASPDLKNNPRDASIDIAETPLHIAIRQGDEVSTCLILETKPDLALCDSTQRTVLHLAAKSLNDKILSKLLDEKICQELLDATDNKGNSIMHAALSRLENEDGAVERIIRILFEEGLNVNSLNHQNESPLYLAARTGQDRALEFLLMLGADPRVLTSRKQSLLHAACRSGNASCLRSLLNTGNLYDFVTKADDDGKEPFDYALRSSSLDCCELLLSNGDHLTRKDKDGITRCSLILDYIPSAHELLKHTLDKSITLSDKAQHDPDFRISFDYSSLLAPVDDPKHCFQSSIISDLNSNSDSEMLLKHPLVESFLYRKWNRIKIFFYANVLNFFIFLLMHSFYIISVFRRDPMMFSRYVINVWVFRFLHVFMYMFLLVPEVIITLSNPKKLIKHWESLTKFVSLISSAFVVFTPMAMSHLDTQEFGSFNITNGTSVDIGNTTDELASKTSSVSFRRHIAATSAFFGWVELMMLFGRFPALGVYTLMFTRTAKSMLRFMMAFVTLLVGFAICFLVLFYMNDSFSSFGRSIVKVLMMMIGEIDYASLVDDKTPVISIILLVVFLFLVSILMINLLIGVAVNDISNLEFFGQIERLSKQASFLESLENLLFFLRQSRLFPRRLIKFLGNMLNIKPTLYISLNKTRFKRFGKYRIPAEIIEAALAIRKTNGDSASQRCHQDMISKEEETQKTLNKILQMMEALHLNLDSGVLSSPPSSSRLRMNLANELP; encoded by the exons ATGCTGGGCAGGATGTGGCACTCCCTCCCCTGGATTCAgag ggatcttggggaGTACACGGATGAGCAAGAGCTGCAAGATGTGCAGGTAGGGCGTTACACCAGGGAGAACTCCAAGTCACTGGAGTCTTTGAGCGACGACATAGATGCCAATACGGAAATCCCTCCAGTTTTCTCT GCTCTTCAGCAGTCTGACATTGATGCTCTCGAGAAGCATCTAGATGACCTGGACTCAATTAATAAAACCAAGTGCGGAGGTTTAACCCCACTACATGTTGCTTGCCACTTCAAGAATATGCAAATACTGAAAACTATTCTAGCGCGTAAACCACTG ATAAACCAGTTGGATGGTGTAGGAAACACAGCGCTACACATTGCAGTGGCTGAGAAATGGCACGAAGGTGTGCAGGAGCTGCTGCAACATGGCGCCTCGCCTGATCTGAAGAACAACCCTCGAGATGCATCCATAGATATAGCAGAGACACCGTTGCACATTGCAATTCGGCAAGGCGATGAAGTTTCCACTTGTCTTATTCTTGAAACCAAGCCGGATCTTGCACTCTGTGACAGTACTCAGCGAACTGTATTGCACTTAGCGGCAAAATCTTTAAATGATAAAATCCTCAGCAAGTTACTTGATGAGAAAATTTGCCAAGAATTACTGGATGCCACAGATAACAAGGGTAATAGCATAATGCACGCAGCGTTATCAAGACTAGAGAATGAAGACGGTGCTGTAGAGAGAATAATAAGGATATTGTTTGAGGAAGGGTTAAACGTTAATAGTTTAAACCACCAGAATGAATCACCTTTATATTTAGCAGCACGAACTGGCCAAGACAGAGCACTGGAATTTCTTTTGATGTTAGGGGCTGATCCAAGAGTGTTAACTAGTCGAAAACAATCCTTGCTGCATGCTGCTTGCCGTAGCGGCAATGCTTCTTGTTTAAGAAGTTTGCTTAACACTGGCAACCTATATGATTTTGTCACTAAAGCTGATGATGACGGCAAAGAACCATTTGATTATGCGTTGCGAAGTAGTTCACTTGATTGCTGTGAACTCCTACTGAGTAATGGCGATCACTTAACACGGAAGGACAAGGATGGCATCACTAGATGTTCTCTGATTTTAGATTACATTCCCTCTGCACATGAACTTTTAAAGCATACCCTTGATAAGAGCATCACTCTATCAGACAAGGCACAACATGATCCTGATTTTCGTATCTCATTCGATTACTCTTCTCTTCTTGCACCTGTAGACGACCCCAAGCATTGCTTTCAGAGTTCCATTATCTCTGATCTGAACAGTAACAGCGATAGTGAAATGCTTCTAAAGCATCCACTGGTTGAGAGCTTCTTGTACAGAAAATGGAACAGAATCAAAATCTTCTTTTATGCCAATGTCCTCaatttcttcatcttccttttgATGCACTCTTTCTACATCATTTCTGTATTTAGAAGGGATCCTATGATGTTTTCTCGGTATGTAATAAACGTCTGGGTGTTCCGTTTTCTTCATGTCTTCATGTACATGTTTCTTCTCGTTCCAGAAGTGATTATCACGCTAAGTAACCCCAAGAAGCTCATAAAACACTGGGAGTCTCTAACAAAATTTGTTTCTCTCATATCATCAGCTTTTGTTGTTTTCACACCAATGGCAATGTCACATCTGGACACTCAGGAGTTCGGTTCCTTCAACATAACCAATGGTACCTCAGTTGACATCGGTAATACGACTGATGAACTGGCCAGCAAAACAAGTAGTGTCTCCTTCCGACGGcacatagctgcaacctctgCCTTTTTCGGATGGGTGGAACTGATGATGCTTTTTGGTCGCTTCCCAGCCCTAGGTGTTTACACACTGATGTTCACACGGACCGCCAAATCGATGCTTCGCTTTATGATGGCCTTTGTGACTCTGCTGGTGGGATTTGCTATCTGCTTCCTGGTGCTCTTCTACATGAATGATTCGTTTTCGTCATTTGGACGCAGTATTGTGAAAGTGCTCATGATGATGATTGGTGAAATTGATTATGCGAGTCTGGTCGATGATAAGACTCCTGTCATCAGCATCATATTGttagttgtatttttattcttggtGTCCATCTTGATGATAAACCTCCTGATCGGTGTTGCTGTAAATGACATTTCGAATCTGGAATTCTTTGGGCAGATAGAAAGGCTCTCAAAACAAGCCTCATTTCTTGAGTCACTCGAGAATCTGCTCTTCTTCCTCAGGCAGTCTAGGCTGTTCCCTCGCCGGCTTATAAAATTTTTAGGGAACATGCTTAATATCAAACCAACactgtatatttctttaaataaaacgcGCTTTAAGAGATTTGGAAAATATAGGATTCCGGCAGAAATAATTGAAGCTGCTCTCGCCATAAGGAAGACAAACGGGGATTCCGCGTCACAAAGATGTCACCAGGATATgataagcaaagaagaagaaacacagaAGACGCTCAACAAGATTTTGCAAATGATGGAAGCCCTCCATTTAAACCTTGACAGCGGCGTGTTATCTTCTCCACCTTCATCATCTCGCTTAAGAATGAATTTGGCAAATGAACTGCCCTAA